From one Culex quinquefasciatus strain JHB chromosome 3, VPISU_Cqui_1.0_pri_paternal, whole genome shotgun sequence genomic stretch:
- the LOC6035325 gene encoding pentatricopeptide repeat-containing protein 2, mitochondrial has protein sequence MLRNSLISLVRQSNCVNTSRSLYSASVLGLDGYRSYREKTRTQHLHNVDNFKRKMKEFVAASATNMVFTEDLKNIIHLAEDTPEDKQLLVDMLEKYNSQAQELRFGNYVFGPVVMRALYVLNDPALALKLFKDEKYAGFFDQLTSYQILGDLLFERGHYADVRQVFDLVKSRQVQGGRYPKHSITLTFAACHKENTPEAFQYAMDLWKELNAVGHVPMRKATAYAAALALNQNQPGIALEIVGTVTKGNYVTIRQLKILALIAMERLEDIVPIFRLVLEIGGPLERKQTFCREVIAKVEAAIGATKTELPQDLSRMLEYLEKNGHITDTTLDELLCQEIASTAQKKDPNASNLADSYRSRGGSQNLRNYVPKNQRSRFTRPGLAEMS, from the exons atgttGCGAAATAGTTTAATCAGCTTGGTGCGACAGTCAAACtgtg TAAACACGTCCCGCAGTTTGTACTCCGCGTCGGTGCTGGGCCTAGATGGGTACCGGAGCTACCGGGAGAAGACGCGCACCCAGCACCTGCACAATGTGGACAACTTCAAGCGCAAGATGAAGGAGTTTGTGGCGGCGTCCGCCACGAACATGGTCTTTACGGAGGATTTGAAGAACATCATCCACCTGGCCGAAGATACGCCCGAGGACAAACAGCTGCTGGTCGATATGCTGGAAAA ATACAACTCCCAGGCCCAGGAGCTGCGCTTTGGCAACTACGTGTTCGGACCGGTGGTGATGCGGGCCCTGTACGTCCTCAACGACCCGGCCCTGGCGCTGAAGCTGTTCAAGGACGAAAAGTACGCCGGATTCTTCGACCAGCTCACGTCGTACCAAATCCTGGGCGATCTGCTCTTCGAACGGGGCCACTATGCGGACGTGCGGCAGGTGTTCGACCTGGTCAAGAGTCGCCAGGTGCAGGGTGGCCGCTACCCGAAGCACTCGATCACGCTGACCTTTGCCGCGTGCCACAAGGAAAACACCCCGGAGGCGTTCCAGTACGCGATGGACCTGTGGAAGGAGCTGAACGCCGTTGGCCACGTCCCGATGAGGAAGGCAACGGCGTACGCGGCCGCGCTAGCGTTGAACCAGAACCAGCCGGGCATCGCGCTGGAGATCGTCGGCACCGTTACGAAGGGCAACTACGTAACGATCCGACAGCTGAAGATCCTCGCCCTTATCGCGATGGAACGCCTCGAGGACATTGTCCCCATCTTCCGGCTGGTGCTGGAAATCGGCGGCCCCCTCGAGCGCAAGCAAACCTTCTGCCGGGAGGTGATTGCGAAAGTTGAAGCGGCGATAGGTGCGACCAAAACGGAGCTGCCCCAGGATCTTTCCCGCATGCTGGAGTATCTGGAGAAGAACGGCCACATAACGGACACGACGTTGGACGAACTGCTGTGTCAGGAGATTGCATCGACCGCGCAGAAGAAGGATCCGAACGCGAGCAATCTGGCGGACAGCTACCGGAGTCGCGGTGGGTCGCAGAATCTGCGGAACTATGTGCCCAAGAATCAGCGGTCGAGGTTTACGCGTCCCGGGCTGGCGGAGATGAGTTAG
- the LOC119769344 gene encoding tigger transposable element-derived protein 4-like: MSPRPDTRRKLTVLTVHERMKIIEKHAAGWKIGAISETYGVPQSTVSTVVKNKEKWIAMQDKGNLRKPRAVSNERLEKAMKLFVQQARENNLPLSGIMIREKAKDFACQLGITEFKGSAGWLSKFAKRQNLAFKKLCGESASVDTNMCDDFKQKTQPDLVRGYDPKDIYNADETASFYKCLPDKTYTMQSEACHGGKYSKQRITVLCATNMDGSDKLPLLVIGIGQRT, from the exons ATGTCGCCCCGGCCAGATACTCGGAGGAAACTAACGGTTTTGACCGTTCACGAGCGGATGAAGATTATTGAAAAGCACGCAGCTGGCTGGAAGATCGGTGCAATCTCGGAAACTTACGGCGTCCCTCAAAGCACCGTGTCCACTGTCGTCAAAAACAAGGAGAAGTGGATTGCGATGCAAGACAAGGGCAATCTTCGAAAGCCACGAGCCGTCTCGAACGAACGCCTTGAAAAGGCCATGAAGCTGTTTGTCCAACAAGCGCGGGAAAACAATCTGCCGCTTTCCGGGATCATGATCCGTGAAAAAGCTAAGGATTTCGCCTGTCAGCTCGGCATTACTGAGTTCAAAGGAAGCGCCGGCTGGCTCTCAAAGTTCGCAAAACGGCAAAATCTTGCGTTCAAGAAGCTCTGTGGCGAGAGTGCCAGCGTTGATACGAACATGTGCGACGACTTCAAGCAGAAAACGCAGCCGGATCTGGTTCGCGGCTACGATCCGAAGGACATTTACAACGCTGACGAAACTGCCTCGTTCTATAAGTGCCTCCCCGATAAAACCTACACGATGCAGAGTGAGGCGTGCCACGGCGGTAAATACTCCAAGCAACGAATCACCGTTTTGTGCGCCACCAACATGGACGGCTCGGATAAGTTACCGTTGTTGGTGATCG GAATTGGGCAGCGGACGTGA
- the LOC119769345 gene encoding uncharacterized protein LOC119769345 has translation MDKLERVRNAQLAQVKRELAAAEKLGERKASIGEATDRLELLKELAGKFRQTQESIEQEQENPEVIASVHDYREEFNESYYAARNLLEKYIVDNNPDETGSTDSGHTVIDGNGELREAMRLLLNTQRTMMERSGNAGGNLEPAGNNVPNVRLPAIDVPKFSGERKHWSSFKDIYTTTIHNRNDLRPSLKMQYLVSYVDGFAQQLVGRYSISDAHYEEAWTALKDYYDKKKFTVFALVREFVEQPAVEEAVSGELRKLATTSDEVVRQLNALGAEFNTRDPWLIHILLEKLDDETRSLWAQRIVEVDNPLVGRLPEIFGQPVRCAGNLLSVFEEGVAERSSQEGDHEETAVGEKKKMDLQCKRDLVAQEKLCYNCLRSSHIAKSCSSKSVCRNADCKQRHHTLLCPKSTVRQVVNESATEENSTIDPVVTMVAQVPADVPRKAFILPTAIIRIRGVDGRLIQARALVDSGSEASLISEACVSKLGLPRANGKVAVTGMGQQAAGTTRGVVKLEIANRFDDTSVLQTMAYVMGKLTSTLPTQLCQVHPSLLDRDVQDFLADPAYQRPGPIDLILGCDVFLALLRPGQVKDDGGVPVAQNTIFGWIVSGNQAIYTHRIQANVSIVNLHAELDINRTLRMFWEQEEIPKPAQLTPSEEAAAEFFKSTLSREKDGRFIVRLPFDESKPALGESLGPAIKRLRSMERRFRSDSEFHKLYSDFLTEYQALGHMEEVPANEVEVEAGKCCYLPHHAVVKDSTTTKLRVVFDASCATSTGVSLNDRLLAGPNVNQELFSVFLRFRTYKVAFTADAEKMYRQVWVHPADRDYQRIVFRETEDQPIKHYRLCTVTYGTKCAPYLAIESMKQAASEFKLKYPEAAQKIELDTYVDDFLSGAQTVQRAKELKSQVVEILESAGFHLRKWTTNCPELLQHAAETDQTPVEVKLDERANAVKALGILWHPKEDEFSFKVNLSPNSVNTKRQLLSDSSKLFDPRFAPNKDGKIELHGFSDASEAAYSAVVYAREPDETGQAEMNLLAAKTKVAPIRQVCVPRLELNGGTLLANLMLAIVAALSHLEVELYAYTDSSIVLHWLSAHPRKWKTYVANRTSAILEVLPRDRWSHVRSENNPADCASRGLTPAELVAHPMWPHGPKEMNSKDDSWKNVPLEPIDDEDLLETRQLKVLHSTAMVIRTDYSIESRLLARRSSYTLIVRTLAYVNRFLLALKSEDANLEPGLSPNEIYDAKAQLARFAQHGAYEKEIQLLLKGEELPAKDKLSALHPFLDGQGTMRVGGRLQNSSHPYDVKHPIILPGSHKVTELLLRELHLRNLHAGPTLLTATVNQQYWVIGLQAAVRQAVQGCARCVRLKGKTASQLMGSLPVTRVMGTRAFAHVGVDYAGPVKVHASCVRGVKTTKGYIVVFVCMATKAVHLELASDLSTNTFIGALKRFVSRRSHPNEMWSDCGTNFVGADTWLKEIRGALEKHNVAANRFLTNLGIKWVFNPPSAPHRGGLWEAAVKSAKKHLVAVLGSDAATFEELSTVLTQVEACLNSRPLCPLSADPDSYEALTPGHFLVGQPLNLIPEPGVQHLPMNRLDKWQLVHRHTTDIWSRWRDEYLAHLQPRTKWRTTETNVKEDQLVLVKNDNAPPTQWELARIVKLHPDASGVVRTVTLRRGQAEYLRPVQKICVLPTD, from the exons ATGGACAAACTGGAACGGGTCCGAAATGCGCAGCTTGCGCAGGTGAAAAGGGAGCTTGCAGCGGCCGAAAAGCTCGGCGAACGGAAAGCATCCATTGGAGAAGCGACGGATCGGCTGGAGCTGCTCAAAGAACTCGCCGGAAAGTTCCGGCAGACACAGGAGAGCATCGAACAGGAGCAAGAGAATCCGGAGGTCATTGCCTCAGTCCACGACTATCGGGAGGAATTTAACGAATCGTACTACGCCGCACGGAATCTTTTGGAAAAGTACATCGTTGACAACAATCCGGATGAAACAGGTTCTACGGATAGTGGCCACACGGTGATCGATGGAAACGGCGAACTGCGCGAAGCGATGCGACTACTGCTGAACACTCAGCGTACCATGATGGAGCGTTCGGGGAATGCAGGTGGAAATCTGGAGCCGGCGGGGAACAACGTACCGAATGTTAGACTTCCGGCGATCGACGTGCCAAAGTTCAGCGGGGAACGGAAGCACTGGAGCTCTTTCAAAGATATCTACACCACGACCATTCACAACCGGAACGATTTGAGACCGTCGCTGAAGATGCAGTACTTGGTCTCGTATGTGGACGGGTTCGCGCAGCAGCTAGTAGGCCGGTACTCGATCTCCGATGCCCACTACGAGGAGGCATGGACAGCGCTCAAGGACTACTACGACAAGAAAAAGTTCACCGTATTTGCCTTGGTTCGAGAGTTCGTGGAACAACCGGCGGTGGAAGAAGCAGTTTCTGGCGAACTTCGAAAGCTCGCCACGACTTCCGATGAGGTCGTGCGTCAACTCAACGCACTTGGAGCTGAGTTCAACACACGAGATCCGTGGCTTATCCACATTCTGCTGGAAAAGCTCGACGACGAAACGCGTTCACTGTGGGCGCAACGTATTGTCGAAGTGGACAACCCCCTCGTTGGACGACTTCCTGAAATTTTTGGGCAACCGGTGCGATGCGCTGGAAACCTGCTCAGCGTTTTCGAGGAAGGTGTCGCCGAACGTTCTTCCCAAGAAGGAGACCACGAAGAAACCGCCGTCGGAGAAAAAAA GAAGATGGACCTGCAGTGCAAACGGGATCTGGTGGCACAGGAAAAGTTGTGTTACAACTGTTTGCGATCGTCACACATTGCCAAGTCCTGCAGTTCGAAATCAGTGTGCCGGAATGCGGACTGCAAACAGCGTCACCACACGTTGTTGTGCCCGAAAAGTACGGTGAGACAAGTGGTGAACGAGAGCGCAACGGAAGAAAACTCCACGATCGATCCTGTCGTCACGATGGTGGCGCAAGTGCCAGCGGATGTGCCACGGAAAGCGTTCATTCTGCCCACAGCCATCATCCGCATTCGGGGAGTTGACGGCCGTCTGATTCAAGCACGGGCACTCGTCGATTCCGGTTCAGAAGCATCGTTGATCTCGGAGGCCTGCGTTAGCAAACTCGGACTGCCACGTGCCAACGGAAAGGTGGCGGTCACCGGTATGGGGCAACAAGCTGCTGGAACAACGCGAGGAGTGGTGAAGCTCGAAATTGCCAACCGGTTCGACGACACAAGCGTGCTACAGACGATGGCCTACGTCATGGGGAAACTGACGTCCACACTCCCAACGCAGCTCTGCCAGGTGCATCCAAGCCTCTTGGACAGAGATGTTCAAGATTTCCTCGCTGATCCGGCGTACCAGCGTCCGGGGCCGATCGATTTGATCCTGGGATGTGATGTCTTTCTTGCTCTATTGCGGCCGGGGCAAGTCAAGGACGACGGAGGGGTTCCTGTTGCGCAGAACACAATCTTCGGGTGGATTGTGTCCGGGAATCAAGCCATCTACACGCATCGTATCCAAGCCAACGTCTCGATAGTTAATCTTCACGCAGAGTTAGACATCAATCGCACCTTGCGGATGTTTTGGGAGCAGGAAGAGATTCCGAAACCGGCGCAACTTACTCCATCTGAAGAAGCTGCCGCCGAGTTTTTCAAGTCCACGCTTTCACGGGAGAAAGATGGACGTTTCATCGTACGATTGCCGTTTGACGAGTCGAAACCGGCGCTTGGGGAATCGCTGGGTCCAGCCATCAAACGATTGCGATCAATGGAAAGGCGTTTCCGGAGTGATTCGGAGTTCCACAAGCTTTACTCCGATTTCCTCACCGAGTACCAGGCCCTGGGGCACATGGAAGAGGTGCCAGCGAACGAGGTGGAAGTAGAAGCTGGAAAGTGTTGCTATCTACCTCACCACGCCGTCGTCAAGGACAGCACGACAACAAAATTGCGAGTGGTTTTCGACGCCTCCTGTGCAACGTCGACCGGAGTGTCCCTCAATGACAGGCTGCTTGCAGGACCTAACGTGAACCAGGAGCTGTTCTCTGTGTTTCTGCGCTTTCGAACCTACAAGGTGGCGTTTACGGCAGATGCTGAAAAGATGTACCGACAGGTGTGGGTGCATCCAGCGGACCGGGACTATCAGCGGATCGTGTTCCGCGAAACGGAGGACCAACCCATCAAGCACTACCGGCTGTGCACCGTTACTTACGGCACCAAGTGCGCTCCGTACTTAGCAATCGAATCGATGAagcaagcagccagcgagttCAAACTCAAGTATCCGGAGGCGGCCCAGAAGATCGAGTTGGACACGTACGTCGACGATTTTCTCTCCGGAGCACAAACGGTGCAGCGGGCGAAGGAGTTAAAGAGCCAAGTCGTGGAGATTCTGGAGTCCGCTGGTTTCCACCTGCGGAAATGGACCACTAACTGCCCGGAGCTACTTCAACACGCGGCGGAGACAGACCAGACGCCGGTTGAGGTGAAACTGGACGAACGAGCGAACGCGGTCAAGGCACTTGGAATTTTGTGGCATCCCAAGGAGGACGAATTCTCGTTCAAGGTCAACCTCAGCCCGAACAGTGTCAACACCAAACGACAACTACTTTCGGATTCTTCCAAGTTGTTTGACCC GCGATTCGCACCCAACAAGGACGGCAAGATCGAGTTGCACGGGTTTTCGGATGCATCGGAAGCGGCGTACTCGGCGGTGGTGTATGCGAGGGAACCTGACGAAACTGGACAAGCGGAGATGAACCTACTGGCAGCTAAGACGAAGGTGGCGCCGATACGCCAAGTGTGCGTACCCAGACTGGAGTTAAACGGTGGGACTCTTCTGGCAAATCTGATGCTGGCGATAGTTGCGGCGCTTTCGCATCTCGAGGTGGAACTCTACGCATACACGGACAGCAGCATTGTTCTTCACTGGCTATCTGCGCACCCACGCAAGTGGAAGACGTATGTGGCCAATCGTACGTCGGCCATTCTCGAAGTGCTGCCACGTGATCGCTGGAGCCACGTGCGAAGCGAGAACAACCCGGCAGACTGCGCCTCTCGTGGGCTCACCCCAGCTGAGCTGGTAGCGCACCCAATGTGGCCCCATGGACCCAAGGAGATGAACTCGAAGGATGACAGCTGGAAGAACGTACCACTCGAACCGATAGACGACGAGGACCTGTTGGAAACCCGCCAGCTCAAGGTGTTGCACAGTACTGCAATGGTCATCCGAACGGACTACAGCATCGAGTCACGGCTGTTGGCACGGCGGTCGAGCTACACGCTCATTGTACGTACACTGGCGTACGTCAATCGTTTTCTGTTGGCACTCAAGTCTGAAGATGCAAACTTGGAACCAGGTCTGTCCCCAAACGAAATTTACGATGCGAAAGCTCAGTTGGCTCGATTTGCACAACACGGCGCGTACGAGAAGGAAATTCAGCTGCTACTGAAAGGCGAAGAACTCCCGGCTAAGGACAAGCTGTCTGCTCTTCATCCGTTTCTTGATGGCCAAGGCACAATGCGAGTAGGAGGGCGGCTTCAGAACTCCTCGCATCCGTACGATGTCAAGCACCCCATCATCTTGCCGGGCAGCCACAAGGTGACGGAGCTGTTGCTGCGAGAACTACATTTGCGAAACCTGCACGCCGGACCTACACTTCTCACAGCTACGGTCAACCAACAGTACTGGGTGATTGGACTCCAAGCAGCTGTTCGTCAAGCGGTTCAAGGTTGCGCCCGGTGCGTGCGGCTCAAGGGAAAGACGGCTTCGCAACTCATGGGCAGCCTGCCTGTGACTCGAGTGATGGGGACTAGAGCATTTGCGCACGTCGGCGTGGATTACGCAGGTCCAGTGAAGGTTCACGCATCCTGCGTGCGAGGCGTAAAGACCACAAAGGGATACATCGTAGTTTTCGTGTGCATGGCCACAAAGGCCGTCCATTTGGAACTCGCCAGTGATTTATCTACCAACACCTTCATTGGCGCACTGAAGCGGTTCGTATCGAGGCGTTCGCACCCGAACGAGATGTGGTCCGACTGCGGCACAAACTTCGTGGGAGCAGACACGTGGCTGAAGGAGATCCGAGGTGCGCTGGAGAAGCACAACGTAGCTGCTAACCGGTTCCTGACTAATTTGGGCATCAAATGGGTGTTCAATCCACCATCAGCACCGCACCGTGGTGGGCTCTGGGAGGCCGCGGTAAAGAGTGCAAAGAAGCATCTGGTCGCGGTGCTAGGATCCGACGCAGCTACATTTGAGGAACTTTCAACGGTGCTGACGCAAGTAGAGGCATGCCTCAATTCACGTCCGTTGTGCCCACTTTCAGCGGACCCGGATAGCTACGAAGCATTGACACCTGGTCACTTCTTAGTTGGACAACCGCTAAACCTCATCCCGGAACCAGGTGTGCAGCACCTCCCGATGAATCGCTTGGACAAGTGGCAATTGGTACACAGACATACGACGGATATTTGGAGCCGTTGGCGGGATGAATATCTCGCTCACCTGCAGCCAAGAACGAAATGGAGGACGACCGAGACCAACGTAAAGGAGGATCAGCTGGTGCTGGTCAAAAACGACAACGCACCGCCGACTCAGTGGGAGTTGGCCAGGATTGTGAAGCTGCACCCGGACGCATCTGGAGTTGTCCGGACGGTAACGCTGCGACGAGGTCAAGCGGAGTACTTGCGCCCCGTTCAAAAGATCTGTGTACTACCAACTGATTGA
- the LOC6035324 gene encoding decapping nuclease DXO homolog, whose amino-acid sequence MPQTDLNPEFSVNNTRAFPSLTQPKIVGSFSVDADRRYIPTGDNLKYLALPKPGSNGRIHLDLNEGFEVRQPKPASAKDEQIDHLLRFIVDNLNRGFRERDPEADRTLGTDFVCFRGLLRMVMCTPYERRTGWIILATRYRGTIYLCAKDTPEKIREEASQTEQQKRFCYYGFKFEQHVLSDEPDQKPDTTAPVIESEEFCAMFSATLEGNRVLYGAEMDGVFRTDPLDKRHLMDAALLNRLEFVEVKVKRRESNQRQVDNFYRFKTRNWWCQSFLVNIGRIFVGLRDDRGVVDEIREMGLKELDRDSRQYWSASVCMAFCSQFLAMVKDTMAGVDCKGTVYRFEYDANRCRNVTYQVFEGPNEESFLPGWYCSEVK is encoded by the exons ATGCCACAAACGGATCTCAATCCGGAATTCTCCGTAAACAACACCAGGGCGTTCCCCTCGCTAACGCAACCAAAGATCGTGGGCAGCTTCAGCGTCGACGCCGACCGGCGGTACATTCCCACCGGGGACAATCTCAAGTACCTTGCACTGCCAAAGCCCGGATCGAATGGTCGGATTCACCTGGATTTGAACGAAGGTTTCGAGGTGCGCCAGCCCAAACCGGCCTCCGCAAAGGATGAGCAAATTGACCACCTGCTGCGGTTCATCGTGGACAACCTGAACCGGGGGTTCCGGGAGCGTGACCCCGAGGCGGATCGCACGCTTGGCACCGACTTTGTTTGCTTCCGCGGGCTGCTCCGGATGGTGATGTGCACTCCGTACGAGCGCCGAACCGGTTGGATCATTCTGGCCACCCGCTACCGGGGAACCATCTATCTGTGCGCCAAAGACACGCCGGAAAAGATCCGGGAAGAGGCCAGCCAAACCGAGCAGCAAAAACGGTTCTGCTACTACGGGTTCAAGTTTGAGCAGCACGTGCTGAGTG acGAACCCGACCAAAAACCGGACACAACCGCCCCCGTAATTGAATCGGAAGAATTCTGCGCCATGTTCAGCGCAACCCTAGAAGGCAACCGGGTCCTGTACGGTGCGGAAATGGACGGCGTGTTCCGCACAGATCCGCTCGACAAGCGCCACCTGATGGATGCTGCCCTGCTGAACCGGCTGGAGTTTGTCGAGGTCAAGGTGAAACGGCGCGAGTCGAACCAAAGGCAGGTGGACAATTTTTATCGGTTTAAGACGCGCAACTGGTGGTGCCAGAGTTTCCTGGTGAACATTGGCCGGATTTTCGTAGGGCTGCGGGACGATCGGGGCGTGGTGGACGAAATTCGCGAGATGGGTCTGAAGGAGCTGGACCGGGACTCGCGGCAGTACTGGTCGGCTTCGGTTTGCATGGCGTTTTGTTCGCAGTTCCTGGCGATGGTCAAGGACACGATGGCGGGGGTGGACTGCAAGGGAACCGTGTATCGATTCGAGTACGACGCCAATCGGTGTCGGAACGTGACGTATCAGGTTTTTGAAGGCCCGAACGAGGAGTCGTTCCTGCCCGGGTGGTACTGCTCGGAAGTCAAATAA